A single window of Actinomycetota bacterium DNA harbors:
- a CDS encoding TraR/DksA family transcriptional regulator, which translates to MRKAVPGKKPAPKQPTVQEDQSNWNKSELETARKLLEREAAELVAEIAQADEKFQDLIFESGEGAGDDQADAGTKTFEREQEISLLANKRDLLDQTYHALERIAAGTYGRCENCGNPIGKLRLLEANPRATLCMPCRQKQDRS; encoded by the coding sequence GTGCGCAAAGCGGTCCCCGGTAAGAAACCGGCTCCAAAGCAGCCGACAGTTCAGGAAGATCAATCAAACTGGAATAAATCTGAACTTGAGACAGCGCGCAAACTCCTTGAACGGGAAGCCGCCGAACTTGTTGCTGAAATTGCACAGGCTGATGAAAAATTCCAAGATTTGATATTTGAAAGTGGCGAAGGCGCTGGCGATGATCAGGCCGATGCTGGCACCAAAACATTCGAACGAGAACAAGAGATTTCGTTACTTGCAAATAAGCGCGACTTACTTGATCAGACCTATCATGCTTTGGAGCGGATTGCAGCTGGCACCTACGGTAGATGTGAAAATTGTGGCAACCCAATCGGCAAATTGCGACTACTTGAAGCAAATCCACGGGCC